In the Carboxydothermus hydrogenoformans Z-2901 genome, one interval contains:
- a CDS encoding SLC13 family permease has translation MFIAIAVFLVSYLFIITEKINRTAIALLGGTVILITGTLTQEEAIHYIDWNTLGLLLGMMIIVDLTKHSGLFEYLALKAVHLTRANPIALLIVLGLITAFLSAILDNVTTVLLIVPVALTITRALNISPYPFLINQILMSNIGGTATLIGDPPNIMIGSQTHLGFIDFLINLSPVVLVILIVTSTIFYFLFRKSFAVDDKLKQNLLALDPKDKITDYLLLKKSLIIIALTILGFSLHQLFHLESATVALFMAMVFLAISGKDIEHVLLGVEWPTIFFFLGLFIMVGALEETGVIHKIAVWGLELTKGNVYLTGVFILWVSAIASAFIDNIPFVATMIPLIKTMGNLAAFSPEVMESFWWSLALGACLGGNGTIIGASANVIVAGIAEKEGYPISYGRYFVYGFPLMLLSIIISMVYLTLFYFM, from the coding sequence ATGTTTATTGCAATTGCTGTTTTCTTAGTTAGTTACTTATTTATCATTACCGAAAAAATAAACCGAACTGCCATCGCCCTTTTAGGCGGAACCGTGATTTTAATTACCGGCACCTTAACCCAGGAAGAAGCAATCCACTACATCGACTGGAATACTTTAGGCCTTCTCTTAGGCATGATGATTATCGTCGATCTGACCAAGCACTCCGGATTATTCGAGTATTTAGCCCTAAAAGCGGTTCATCTCACCCGGGCCAATCCTATAGCGCTTCTAATTGTTCTGGGTTTAATCACCGCTTTTTTATCGGCAATTTTAGATAATGTAACTACGGTTTTACTGATTGTGCCGGTAGCCTTAACCATAACCCGGGCCCTTAATATTTCTCCTTACCCGTTTTTAATTAACCAAATTTTAATGAGCAATATCGGCGGAACGGCAACGTTAATTGGGGACCCTCCCAATATTATGATCGGAAGCCAAACCCATCTTGGCTTTATTGATTTCTTAATTAACCTTAGCCCGGTTGTTTTGGTAATACTTATAGTAACTTCTACTATTTTTTACTTTTTGTTTAGAAAAAGTTTTGCGGTGGACGATAAATTAAAACAAAATCTTTTAGCTTTAGATCCTAAAGACAAAATTACCGATTATCTTTTATTAAAAAAGAGTTTAATTATCATTGCCCTTACAATTTTAGGTTTTAGTCTTCATCAACTATTTCACTTAGAATCGGCTACCGTCGCCCTTTTTATGGCCATGGTTTTTCTGGCAATTTCCGGTAAGGATATTGAACACGTCCTTTTAGGGGTAGAATGGCCCACTATCTTTTTCTTTTTAGGGCTTTTTATCATGGTTGGAGCTTTAGAAGAAACCGGAGTTATCCATAAAATTGCTGTCTGGGGATTAGAATTAACCAAGGGAAATGTTTATTTAACCGGAGTGTTTATCCTCTGGGTTTCAGCCATAGCTTCAGCGTTTATCGATAATATTCCTTTTGTCGCCACCATGATACCTTTAATCAAAACCATGGGTAATCTTGCGGCTTTTTCCCCGGAAGTAATGGAAAGCTTCTGGTGGTCTTTAGCCTTAGGAGCCTGTCTTGGCGGTAACGGTACGATTATCGGTGCTTCGGCCAACGTTATTGTTGCCGGAATTGCCGAAAAAGAAGGTTATCCTATAAGTTATGGAAGGTATTTTGTTTACGGTTTCCCTCTGATGCTATTATCAATAATAATCTCCATGGTTTATCTAACTTTGTTTTATTTTATGTAA
- a CDS encoding ADP-ribosylglycohydrolase family protein, with translation MKEKYTGCLLGFYLGDALGVTLENMEEKEIRNKYGVFQDIAGGGPFNLPPGEGSDETTILTKTAEAILQDPENPFPYLLEELQKEISKRPELYGIATRTSLEAYGIFGADLEKIENYLISKLGERLCGNGSLPRIIPTALFYGDDEIYRQYALILSRLTHPHPVTDYLAVFCGFFLKELLQTKNRLKAYEEALKKSDFYLKRETLAQARASRERLYRLSYLNACDLKTGGFVTDTVEAAVYIFLAEDNPLDIIVKSANLGGDADSRAALAGALAGIYYGRAKLPEELLKKLTQPSHLEQLGELLWVKKW, from the coding sequence ATGAAAGAAAAATATACCGGTTGTCTTCTTGGCTTTTATTTGGGGGATGCCTTGGGAGTTACTTTAGAAAATATGGAAGAAAAAGAAATTAGAAACAAATACGGCGTCTTTCAGGACATAGCCGGCGGCGGCCCTTTTAACCTCCCTCCCGGAGAAGGATCCGATGAAACCACAATTTTAACTAAAACCGCCGAAGCAATCTTGCAAGATCCGGAAAATCCTTTTCCTTACTTATTGGAAGAACTGCAAAAAGAAATTTCCAAACGTCCCGAATTATACGGTATTGCTACCAGAACCTCCCTGGAAGCTTACGGCATCTTTGGTGCTGATTTGGAAAAAATTGAAAATTATTTAATTAGCAAACTGGGAGAAAGGCTTTGTGGAAACGGCAGTTTACCTCGTATAATACCTACAGCCCTTTTTTATGGTGACGATGAAATTTACCGGCAATATGCTTTAATCCTGTCAAGACTTACCCATCCCCATCCTGTGACCGATTATCTGGCAGTTTTTTGCGGCTTTTTTCTAAAAGAGCTTTTACAAACTAAAAACCGTTTAAAAGCATATGAAGAAGCCCTAAAAAAATCAGACTTTTATCTAAAAAGAGAAACTCTGGCTCAAGCCAGAGCTTCCCGGGAGAGATTATACCGTTTATCATATCTAAACGCCTGTGACTTAAAAACCGGGGGTTTTGTCACAGATACCGTCGAAGCAGCGGTCTACATTTTCCTTGCCGAAGATAATCCCCTGGACATAATCGTTAAATCCGCCAACTTAGGCGGCGATGCCGACAGTCGTGCCGCCCTTGCCGGTGCCCTGGCCGGTATTTATTACGGCCGGGCGAAACTCCCGGAAGAGTTATTAAAAAAGCTTACCCAACCTTCTCATCTTGAACAGTTAGGGGAACTCCTTTGGGTAAAAAAATGGTAA
- a CDS encoding transporter substrate-binding domain-containing protein, with protein sequence MSKKGVRVIFGIILFIASFLVLAANPALAREKVIVVGDNDYPPLCYLDGNNNPAGFDVDLIVAVARKAGIDIEIKLLPWAEARKMVEDGKADVLLGVNYTRTRAKLYDFTEAYLENRQVIFVRSDNYVVKSFDDLRNLKVGVQRADVALDFIGDYPDITLEYFENQQQALKALGQNEVDAVIGNYYTGLYWLQKLNLENKIKVVGIPLSITRYGLGVKKGQNQELLKKLNGAIVKLKTTGELDSLKTKWFGESPYEKRLYFNRIRTYVIVGIFIFTTILLFILWLNRLLQQKVERATYELNLAYRELAAQKDLMDKMLEHELNGIITLDENRIIKRINNSALRILGITDKQLEGKHFSFTPLKDYFPEPFLERAYRGQTCSLNEYRVVVEGQTKFLSINFISIPSIRAVLINFRDVTEEKKSLELMINRDKLITVGQLVAGFVHEIKNPLFTVKSYLELLPLKANDPAFREEVINILKNELDNVQKLINDLLNYARPQNSKKEIVVLEEVIAPLLNLLEPQFIAKQITVFKENLGFAVYADPMQLRHVFMNLLLNAIDAIQDKGEIKIKAAEYGDKIKIEVQDTGIGIPPQYLNQIFNLFFTSKKDGNGIGLAICQKLIQENGGSILVDSTPGAGTTFTIFLPKGVPLTVQDEKVG encoded by the coding sequence TTGTCGAAAAAAGGCGTTAGGGTGATTTTTGGTATTATACTATTTATCGCATCTTTTTTAGTATTAGCAGCTAACCCGGCATTAGCTCGAGAGAAGGTTATCGTTGTTGGTGATAACGATTATCCCCCTTTATGCTATCTTGATGGTAACAATAATCCTGCGGGGTTTGATGTTGATTTAATTGTTGCAGTTGCCCGCAAGGCAGGAATTGACATAGAAATTAAGCTTTTACCCTGGGCTGAAGCCCGGAAAATGGTTGAAGATGGTAAGGCCGATGTCCTTTTGGGGGTAAATTATACCCGAACCCGGGCCAAGTTGTATGACTTTACCGAGGCGTATCTGGAAAACCGTCAGGTAATTTTTGTTAGAAGCGATAACTATGTGGTAAAAAGCTTTGACGATTTACGGAACCTGAAGGTGGGTGTCCAAAGGGCGGATGTCGCTTTAGACTTTATAGGTGATTATCCGGATATTACTCTGGAGTATTTTGAAAACCAGCAACAAGCTCTTAAAGCCCTCGGACAGAATGAAGTTGATGCTGTAATTGGAAATTATTATACAGGTCTTTACTGGCTGCAAAAACTAAATCTCGAAAATAAAATCAAAGTTGTGGGTATACCCCTTTCGATTACCAGGTACGGTTTGGGGGTTAAAAAAGGGCAAAACCAGGAGCTATTAAAAAAGTTAAATGGAGCTATCGTTAAATTAAAAACTACCGGAGAGCTTGATAGTCTTAAAACCAAGTGGTTTGGGGAATCTCCTTACGAGAAAAGATTATATTTTAACCGGATTCGTACTTATGTTATCGTGGGAATATTTATTTTTACCACAATCCTGCTGTTTATTTTATGGTTAAACCGTCTTTTACAGCAAAAAGTAGAAAGGGCTACCTACGAGTTAAATTTAGCTTACCGTGAGCTGGCCGCTCAAAAAGATTTAATGGACAAAATGTTAGAACATGAATTAAACGGTATTATAACTTTGGATGAAAATCGTATAATAAAAAGAATAAACAACAGCGCCTTAAGGATTTTAGGAATTACCGATAAACAGCTGGAAGGAAAACATTTTTCTTTTACACCGCTTAAAGATTATTTTCCTGAGCCTTTTTTGGAGCGAGCCTACCGGGGACAGACCTGTTCCCTTAATGAATATCGGGTGGTTGTAGAGGGACAGACAAAATTTTTAAGCATAAACTTTATAAGCATTCCTTCAATTAGGGCGGTATTAATTAACTTTAGAGATGTGACCGAAGAAAAAAAGAGCCTTGAGTTAATGATCAACCGGGATAAATTAATAACCGTTGGTCAGCTGGTAGCGGGTTTTGTTCACGAAATAAAAAATCCTCTTTTTACGGTAAAAAGCTATTTAGAGCTGTTGCCGCTTAAGGCAAATGACCCTGCTTTCCGGGAAGAAGTTATTAATATATTAAAAAATGAATTGGACAACGTACAAAAATTAATTAATGATTTACTTAATTACGCGCGCCCGCAAAACTCGAAAAAAGAGATAGTTGTTTTAGAAGAAGTAATTGCTCCTTTATTGAATTTATTAGAACCGCAGTTTATTGCCAAACAAATAACAGTATTTAAAGAAAACTTGGGTTTTGCGGTTTATGCTGATCCCATGCAGTTAAGGCATGTTTTTATGAACCTTTTACTAAATGCAATTGATGCTATCCAAGATAAAGGGGAAATAAAAATTAAAGCCGCGGAGTACGGGGATAAAATAAAAATTGAGGTGCAAGATACCGGAATAGGTATCCCACCTCAGTACTTAAATCAAATTTTCAACCTCTTCTTTACCTCTAAAAAGGATGGCAACGGTATAGGACTTGCCATCTGCCAGAAATTAATTCAGGAAAATGGGGGCAGTATTTTAGTCGATAGTACTCCGGGCGCGGGTACGACCTTTACCATTTTTTTACCCAAAGGAGTTCCCCTAACTGTTCAAGATGAGAAGGTTGGGTAA
- a CDS encoding adenine phosphoribosyltransferase — MDLKKYIYDIPDFPSPGIIFRDITPLLQNPETFRRTVELLAEKVVDLRPTHVVAIESRGFMFGAPLAYKLGLGFVPVRKEGKLPRESISVSYDLEYGNNTLEIHTDALKPGDRVVIVDDVLATGGTMKATVELCERLGAKVEALLFVIELLALEGRKKLTGKKVISLVQY, encoded by the coding sequence ATGGACCTGAAAAAATACATTTATGATATTCCGGATTTTCCAAGTCCGGGGATTATCTTTCGGGATATTACTCCATTGCTGCAAAATCCCGAAACTTTTCGCCGAACCGTAGAATTATTGGCCGAAAAGGTAGTAGATTTAAGGCCTACCCACGTGGTAGCGATTGAGTCCCGGGGATTTATGTTTGGGGCTCCTTTAGCTTATAAGCTGGGACTTGGTTTTGTACCGGTGCGCAAGGAAGGAAAGTTGCCCCGGGAAAGTATTAGTGTTTCCTATGATTTGGAGTACGGAAACAATACTCTGGAAATTCATACCGATGCGTTAAAACCGGGGGATCGAGTGGTAATTGTTGATGACGTCTTAGCTACCGGCGGTACGATGAAAGCTACCGTGGAGCTTTGTGAACGATTAGGAGCCAAGGTAGAAGCCCTTTTGTTTGTAATTGAACTTTTAGCTCTCGAAGGGCGGAAAAAACTTACCGGGAAAAAGGTAATCTCGCTTGTTCAATATTAG